One Arthrobacter sp. StoSoilB20 DNA segment encodes these proteins:
- a CDS encoding Na+/H+ antiporter subunit A, translated as MITVLAITFAAATVAPLIFSKLGRNAFYVLAAVPAAAFVWLVFQYGPVYSGGGIEELLPWIPSLKLELAFRMDPLAWIMSLLILGVGSLVLVYCARYFKNEDADLGGFGAQLLAFAGAMFGLVTSDDLLMLFIFWELTTILSYLLIGYARTRLAARRSALQALMVTTAGGLAMLVGLIIMGQAAGTYRISAILDQAATLMTGPMQGAVTAAVVLVLAGAVTKSALVPFHFWLPGAMAAPTPVSAYLHAAAMVKAGIYIVARLAPGFSESEFWLPVVLGLGLATMLVGGYRALRQTDIKLILAYGTVSQLGFLTMVVGLGRPDAALAGLGLLLAHGLFKAALFLVVGIIDHQSGTRDIRKLSGVFRSSRALGVVAAIAAASMAGVPPLAGFVAKESVFEAFVHYGTGEDAPAWGVWILVGLVIGSILTFAYSARFMWGAFAVKPGVEPTPFKPIKPAFLAAPAILSLLTIVYGVWPAAVDTWIQPYAALFAEAPDAVDAGHLALWHGLTPALGLTAVTFAAGAAMFYGRNIVSRAQSLVPDWIDGDRAYQHTIGALDDIAVWVTGRTQRGSLYFYLTVILTVAFAVPLAALIAANKPLPDGIYFIDPNSPLQMVAGAGIVVGALAAVRANKRFLAVLMVSVTGYGIALMFALQGAPDLALTQMLVETIVLVAFVLAMRSLPAELRDRTGGRLRVIRVIIGAAFGITMIFVAIYAMGARVATPISLDFPRLAYEGGGGLNVVNVTLVDIRAWDTFGEISVLAIAATGVASLIFVRSRGDRIKTSEAVPEGSVGRRTGVERDSRDGVTLALAKKFTDVSRDAWLVAGRTLAPERRSIIFEVVTRLIFHSMIVFSIYLLLAGHNLPGGGFAGGLTAGLALTIRYLAGGRFELSEAATVSAGTLLGTGLATAAASGLVPLFLGGQVFQSAIIEFWLPVFGDVKFVTSTIFDIGVYIVVVGLALDVLRSLGAEIDEHFEGKGAPLAEEDAADLAEEAAESAASGKGTA; from the coding sequence GTGATCACAGTTCTCGCCATCACCTTTGCAGCGGCAACTGTGGCGCCCTTGATCTTCAGCAAACTCGGCAGAAACGCGTTCTACGTGTTGGCAGCGGTGCCGGCAGCAGCCTTCGTTTGGCTGGTCTTTCAGTACGGGCCCGTATATTCCGGTGGCGGCATAGAAGAACTCCTTCCGTGGATACCCAGCTTGAAGCTGGAGCTGGCCTTCCGCATGGACCCCCTGGCGTGGATCATGTCCTTGTTGATCCTCGGAGTCGGATCGCTGGTGCTGGTCTACTGCGCACGGTACTTCAAGAACGAGGACGCAGACCTCGGCGGCTTCGGCGCCCAATTGTTGGCCTTTGCCGGAGCCATGTTCGGTTTGGTCACCTCCGATGACCTGCTGATGCTGTTCATCTTCTGGGAACTCACCACCATCCTGTCCTACCTGCTGATCGGCTACGCCCGTACCCGTTTGGCAGCCCGCCGCTCGGCGCTGCAGGCGCTGATGGTCACCACTGCCGGCGGCCTGGCGATGCTTGTTGGCCTGATCATCATGGGTCAAGCGGCTGGAACGTACCGCATCTCAGCGATCCTGGACCAAGCGGCCACCCTCATGACCGGACCCATGCAGGGTGCGGTGACGGCCGCCGTCGTACTTGTCCTTGCCGGTGCTGTCACCAAATCGGCGCTGGTCCCGTTCCACTTCTGGCTGCCGGGCGCCATGGCCGCCCCCACCCCGGTCAGTGCGTATCTGCACGCCGCGGCGATGGTGAAGGCGGGCATTTACATTGTGGCGCGGCTGGCTCCGGGCTTTTCCGAGTCGGAATTCTGGCTGCCGGTGGTCCTGGGACTCGGGCTGGCCACCATGCTCGTTGGCGGTTACCGCGCCCTCCGACAGACTGACATCAAACTCATCCTTGCCTATGGAACCGTCAGCCAGCTTGGCTTCCTCACCATGGTGGTGGGGCTTGGACGCCCGGATGCGGCACTTGCCGGGTTGGGGCTGCTCCTTGCACACGGCCTGTTCAAAGCAGCGCTTTTCCTGGTGGTGGGCATCATCGACCACCAGTCCGGGACGCGCGATATCCGTAAGCTATCCGGCGTCTTCCGCTCGTCGAGGGCTTTGGGAGTTGTGGCCGCAATCGCCGCAGCATCGATGGCCGGCGTTCCACCCTTGGCTGGCTTCGTTGCCAAGGAGTCCGTGTTTGAAGCGTTCGTCCATTACGGCACCGGCGAGGATGCTCCCGCATGGGGTGTCTGGATTCTGGTTGGCCTGGTGATCGGATCAATCCTCACGTTCGCCTACAGCGCCCGGTTCATGTGGGGGGCGTTTGCGGTCAAGCCGGGGGTTGAGCCAACGCCGTTCAAGCCCATTAAGCCTGCGTTCCTGGCGGCTCCGGCGATCCTGAGCCTGCTCACCATTGTCTACGGTGTGTGGCCCGCTGCCGTTGACACCTGGATCCAGCCTTATGCGGCGTTGTTCGCCGAGGCCCCGGACGCCGTCGACGCCGGACACTTGGCTTTGTGGCACGGCCTCACCCCTGCGCTGGGGTTGACTGCGGTGACTTTTGCAGCCGGTGCCGCGATGTTCTACGGACGCAACATCGTCTCCCGCGCCCAAAGCCTGGTTCCGGACTGGATTGACGGCGACCGCGCCTACCAGCACACCATCGGAGCCCTGGATGACATCGCGGTCTGGGTCACCGGCCGCACGCAGCGTGGTTCGCTGTATTTCTACTTGACGGTCATCCTCACCGTAGCTTTCGCGGTACCACTCGCGGCTTTGATCGCGGCCAACAAGCCACTGCCGGACGGCATCTACTTCATCGATCCAAACTCTCCGCTGCAGATGGTTGCCGGCGCCGGAATCGTGGTGGGCGCCCTGGCTGCTGTCCGCGCCAACAAGCGCTTCCTTGCGGTGCTGATGGTGTCCGTGACGGGCTACGGCATTGCCCTGATGTTTGCCTTGCAGGGCGCCCCGGACCTTGCACTGACACAGATGCTGGTGGAAACGATTGTCCTGGTGGCGTTCGTGCTCGCCATGCGGAGCCTGCCCGCTGAGCTTCGCGACAGGACCGGCGGACGGCTTCGGGTGATCCGCGTGATCATTGGCGCGGCCTTCGGCATCACCATGATTTTCGTGGCGATCTACGCCATGGGCGCCCGCGTGGCCACGCCGATTTCCCTGGACTTCCCCCGTCTGGCCTACGAGGGCGGTGGCGGCTTGAACGTTGTCAACGTGACCTTGGTGGACATCCGCGCCTGGGACACGTTCGGCGAGATTTCGGTGCTCGCCATCGCAGCCACGGGTGTCGCGAGCCTGATCTTCGTCCGCAGCCGCGGTGACCGCATCAAGACCTCGGAGGCGGTGCCGGAAGGCAGCGTGGGGCGCCGCACCGGCGTCGAGCGTGACTCGCGTGACGGTGTCACGCTGGCCCTGGCGAAGAAGTTCACGGACGTCAGCCGTGATGCATGGCTGGTTGCGGGACGCACCTTGGCGCCCGAACGCCGCTCCATCATCTTCGAGGTGGTGACCAGGCTGATTTTCCACTCGATGATCGTCTTCTCCATCTACCTCCTCCTCGCCGGCCACAACCTGCCCGGCGGCGGCTTTGCAGGCGGCCTCACGGCGGGCCTTGCCCTGACCATCAGGTACTTGGCAGGCGGCCGCTTCGAGTTGAGCGAGGCTGCGACAGTCAGTGCCGGCACCCTTTTGGGGACGGGACTTGCGACGGCGGCGGCCTCGGGCCTGGTGCCGCTGTTCCTTGGCGGACAGGTGTTCCAGAGCGCGATCATAGAGTTCTGGCTGCCGGTCTTCGGCGACGTCAAGTTCGTCACCTCCACGATCTTCGACATCGGCGTTTACATCGTGGTCGTCGGCTTGGCGCTCGACGTCCTCCGCAGCC
- a CDS encoding MFS transporter, with amino-acid sequence MNAAAVPEASHPTSELASGPVASKKGQILAWASWDWGSAAFNAVMTTFVFTVYLTSNAFGGEDAASAALGAALAIAGLAIALLAPVTGQRSDAGGRRKLWLGVNTAATAVLTALCFFVFPRPEFLLLGVCLIALGNVFFEFAGVNYNAMLAQISTPKNIGKVSGFGWAMGYLGGIVALLLVLQLFVQPSFDWFGASTEDSLNIRLVAVFSALWFFIFALPVMFAVPELPVKKAAASLGFLASYKLLIRRIGAIYRTSPHTIYFLLSSAIFRDGLAAVFTFGGVIAAGTFGFELKEVIFFAIFGNVVAAVGAIIGGFLDDRIGPKSVIVLSLVGLLIAGTFILVLGNGDYVFLGNEWPASNTFWIFGLLLCLFVGPAQSSSRAYLARLAPDGEAGELFGLYATTGRAVSFLAPTLFTLCIAIASPLVAEGEAQRWGILGIMVVLLAGLLVILPVKPPAKVEIAVVPER; translated from the coding sequence ATGAACGCGGCCGCAGTTCCCGAAGCCTCCCACCCGACATCCGAGCTCGCCTCAGGACCTGTCGCCTCCAAGAAGGGCCAAATCCTTGCGTGGGCTTCCTGGGACTGGGGATCAGCGGCCTTCAACGCGGTGATGACCACGTTCGTCTTCACCGTGTACCTCACGTCCAACGCCTTCGGTGGTGAGGACGCTGCCTCCGCGGCCCTCGGGGCGGCCCTGGCCATCGCCGGACTGGCCATTGCCCTGCTGGCTCCGGTCACCGGGCAACGTTCTGACGCCGGCGGCCGCCGCAAGCTCTGGCTCGGCGTCAATACCGCGGCCACGGCTGTGCTGACTGCGCTCTGCTTCTTCGTCTTTCCCCGGCCCGAGTTCCTTCTGCTGGGCGTCTGCCTCATCGCGCTGGGCAACGTTTTCTTTGAGTTTGCCGGCGTCAACTACAACGCAATGCTGGCGCAGATCTCCACTCCAAAGAACATCGGCAAGGTCAGCGGGTTCGGCTGGGCCATGGGCTACCTCGGTGGAATCGTTGCCCTCCTGCTGGTTCTCCAACTGTTCGTCCAACCGTCCTTCGACTGGTTTGGCGCTTCCACCGAAGACTCCCTCAACATCCGCCTTGTAGCAGTCTTCTCGGCGCTCTGGTTCTTCATCTTTGCCCTGCCAGTGATGTTCGCGGTCCCTGAACTTCCGGTGAAGAAAGCCGCTGCTTCCTTGGGCTTCCTGGCTTCCTACAAATTGCTGATCCGCCGTATCGGGGCCATTTACCGGACCAGTCCCCACACCATCTACTTCCTTCTCTCCAGCGCGATCTTCCGCGATGGGCTCGCCGCTGTCTTCACTTTCGGTGGCGTCATCGCAGCCGGTACGTTCGGTTTCGAACTCAAGGAAGTCATCTTCTTCGCCATCTTCGGCAACGTGGTCGCGGCAGTGGGTGCGATCATTGGCGGATTCCTTGATGACAGGATCGGACCCAAAAGCGTCATCGTCCTTTCGCTGGTGGGCCTCCTCATCGCCGGCACCTTCATTCTGGTGCTGGGCAACGGTGACTACGTCTTCCTGGGCAATGAGTGGCCGGCGAGCAACACCTTTTGGATCTTCGGGCTTCTGCTCTGCCTCTTCGTAGGCCCGGCCCAGTCATCCTCGCGGGCCTACCTGGCAAGGCTTGCACCGGACGGTGAAGCCGGCGAGCTTTTCGGCCTGTACGCCACCACCGGCAGGGCTGTCAGCTTCCTTGCACCCACACTCTTTACCCTGTGCATCGCCATCGCCTCGCCCTTGGTTGCCGAGGGCGAAGCCCAACGTTGGGGCATTCTGGGAATCATGGTGGTGCTGCTGGCAGGCCTATTGGTGATACTGCCGGTCAAGCCGCCGGCCAAAGTGGAAATAGCTGTGGTCCCCGAGCGTTAA
- a CDS encoding cation:proton antiporter regulatory subunit has protein sequence MNVDETELPGLGIRKDFVTASGRRIGVVELREGETELFVSTWDDPDTCQASIPLTADEAATLGNLLGGQHIAMRLAEAHREVPGIVTRQFSITPDSPFVNQPMGKAQVRTRSGVSIVAIMREGEVVPSPAPDVVLHSGDLLVAVGTQEGLDSAADILRNG, from the coding sequence ATGAACGTGGATGAGACCGAACTCCCGGGCCTGGGGATCCGCAAGGACTTCGTCACTGCCTCTGGTCGTCGTATCGGTGTAGTGGAGTTGCGTGAAGGCGAAACCGAGCTTTTCGTCTCAACCTGGGACGACCCCGACACCTGCCAAGCCTCCATTCCGCTGACTGCCGATGAAGCCGCAACCCTGGGAAACCTCCTCGGCGGCCAGCACATCGCCATGCGCTTGGCGGAGGCACACCGCGAGGTCCCGGGCATCGTCACACGCCAGTTCTCCATCACGCCCGACTCACCGTTCGTGAACCAGCCCATGGGCAAGGCCCAGGTCCGCACCCGGAGCGGCGTCTCCATCGTGGCGATCATGCGCGAAGGCGAGGTCGTCCCTTCGCCTGCACCCGACGTCGTACTTCACTCCGGTGATTTGCTCGTAGCAGTCGGTACGCAGGAAGGCCTTGACTCGGCAGCCGACATCCTCCGCAACGGCTGA
- a CDS encoding cation:proton antiporter yields the protein MDPLALALVELGAVVFCLGLLARLAGRIGMSPIPLYLVGGLAFGAGGFVKLDGMHEFAHLSGEIGVILLLLMLGLEYTASELVTGLRRSWQAGVMDFVFNFLPGAGLAVLLGWGLVGAIVMGGVTYISSSGIAAKVITDLGRIGNRETPVVLSILVFEDLAMAIYLPILTAILAGVGFLGGLQTVGIALAVVTVVLVIALKHGHRVSQAVHSENSEVFLLNVLGLALLVAGIASALQVSAAVGAFMLGIAISGATAHNATRILEPLRDLFAAIFFVAFGLNTDPTSIPPVLGWALVLAVVTAATKMLTGFWAAKRAGIAMPGRFRAGAALIARGEFSIVIAGLAVASGAVPDELAALATAYVLIMAILGPLAARFVEPVVKALRRTPGAPPRAAERAPA from the coding sequence ATGGACCCACTCGCACTAGCCCTCGTTGAGTTGGGGGCCGTCGTCTTCTGCCTCGGCCTCCTGGCACGGCTGGCGGGCCGGATCGGAATGTCCCCCATCCCCCTCTATCTCGTGGGTGGGTTGGCCTTCGGAGCGGGTGGCTTCGTCAAACTGGACGGTATGCACGAGTTCGCGCATCTTTCCGGTGAAATCGGCGTGATTCTCCTACTGCTTATGCTCGGACTGGAATATACGGCTTCCGAGCTCGTCACCGGCCTGCGGCGATCCTGGCAAGCCGGGGTCATGGATTTTGTCTTCAACTTCCTCCCCGGCGCGGGCCTGGCCGTCCTCCTCGGATGGGGGCTGGTGGGCGCCATCGTCATGGGCGGCGTCACCTACATTTCCTCATCCGGAATCGCGGCCAAGGTTATCACCGACCTCGGCCGGATCGGCAACCGCGAAACCCCCGTGGTCCTCTCCATCCTCGTTTTCGAAGACCTCGCCATGGCCATCTACCTGCCCATCCTCACCGCCATCCTTGCCGGCGTGGGTTTCCTTGGCGGGCTGCAGACCGTTGGCATAGCCCTTGCCGTGGTCACCGTGGTGCTGGTGATCGCGCTCAAGCACGGACACCGGGTCTCGCAGGCAGTTCATAGCGAGAATTCCGAGGTGTTCCTGCTGAATGTCCTGGGACTGGCTCTTTTGGTTGCCGGCATCGCTTCCGCGCTCCAGGTATCAGCAGCCGTGGGAGCGTTCATGCTGGGCATTGCCATCTCCGGCGCAACGGCGCACAACGCAACCCGCATCCTCGAACCGTTGAGGGACCTCTTCGCGGCGATCTTCTTCGTAGCTTTCGGACTCAACACCGACCCCACTTCCATACCTCCGGTCCTCGGCTGGGCCCTTGTCCTGGCCGTCGTCACTGCAGCAACCAAGATGCTGACCGGGTTCTGGGCCGCGAAACGTGCCGGTATAGCCATGCCCGGCCGCTTCCGTGCTGGAGCAGCCTTGATCGCCCGCGGTGAATTCTCCATAGTCATCGCTGGCCTGGCCGTCGCTTCGGGGGCAGTCCCCGACGAGCTCGCCGCACTCGCCACGGCCTACGTCCTCATCATGGCCATCCTGGGTCCGTTGGCCGCCCGCTTCGTGGAACCGGTGGTCAAGGCCCTCCGCCGAACCCCCGGCGCCCCACCCCGGGCCGCCGAGCGGGCCCCGGCCTAA
- a CDS encoding endonuclease domain-containing protein yields MRISAPLPIEFLGRSFTLAEQRAAGIPDHRAWNSDLQVASRGIRVPWGEEQDLAHTARLLTGISEGAICCRETAAMLWGCPLPWDSQQDFLLHLTRPDGAFRPQRKGVKGHRMVLAKSDVRTWQGIPLTSPARTWLDLAAVLPFEDLVAAADHFICRQTRSFGHNRIPLCSLDDLKAQVYRHAGMRGIRKARAALELARVGADSVPETSLRLAIGRGFLPEPVLSYVVRDGSGREVAWPDLAFPSFKVAINYDGGHHLSAAQKESDIRREAALAANGWISVVVTVEQIRELGYDGVARRIRESLIRGGWSPRG; encoded by the coding sequence ATGAGGATTTCCGCACCACTCCCGATTGAGTTTCTGGGCCGTTCCTTTACGCTTGCCGAGCAACGGGCGGCAGGCATTCCGGATCATCGTGCGTGGAACAGCGATCTCCAGGTGGCCAGCCGGGGAATCCGCGTTCCTTGGGGTGAGGAGCAGGATCTTGCCCATACAGCGAGACTCCTTACCGGGATCAGTGAGGGAGCCATTTGCTGTCGTGAAACGGCTGCCATGCTCTGGGGCTGCCCCCTCCCTTGGGATTCACAGCAGGATTTCCTGCTTCATTTGACGAGGCCCGACGGTGCTTTCCGGCCCCAACGCAAGGGAGTCAAGGGGCATCGGATGGTGTTGGCGAAGTCCGATGTCAGAACCTGGCAAGGGATTCCCCTGACAAGCCCCGCCCGTACATGGCTGGACCTGGCTGCTGTGCTGCCCTTCGAGGACTTGGTCGCAGCCGCCGACCATTTCATCTGCAGGCAAACGAGGAGTTTTGGGCACAATCGGATACCTCTCTGTTCCCTTGACGATCTCAAGGCGCAGGTCTATCGGCATGCCGGCATGCGTGGCATCCGCAAAGCCCGCGCCGCGTTGGAATTGGCGCGGGTGGGGGCTGATTCCGTGCCTGAGACGAGCTTGCGTTTGGCGATCGGCAGGGGCTTCTTACCTGAACCCGTGCTGAGCTACGTGGTACGCGATGGCTCAGGGCGCGAAGTGGCGTGGCCGGATCTCGCCTTTCCAAGCTTCAAAGTGGCAATCAATTACGACGGCGGCCATCACCTTAGCGCCGCGCAGAAGGAATCCGACATCCGAAGGGAAGCCGCGCTTGCAGCAAACGGCTGGATCTCCGTTGTGGTCACAGTGGAGCAGATTCGGGAGCTCGGCTATGACGGTGTCGCGCGTCGGATCCGGGAGTCTTTGATCCGGGGTGGGTGGTCGCCGAGGGGTTAG
- the dcd gene encoding dCTP deaminase, producing MLISDRDIRAEIDSQRIVLEPYDPAMVQPSSVDVRIDRFFRLFDNHKYAHIDPAEEQPELTRLVEVEGDEPFILHPGEFVLGSTYETVSLADDIAARLEGKSSLGRLGLLTHSTAGFIDPGFSGHVTLELSNVATLPIKLWPGMKIGQLCFFRLTSSAEHPYGSGEYGNRYQGQRGPTASRSHQNFHRTSI from the coding sequence GTGCTGATCTCTGACCGCGACATACGTGCCGAAATAGACTCCCAACGGATTGTTCTTGAGCCGTACGACCCCGCGATGGTGCAGCCGTCTTCCGTGGACGTCCGGATCGACCGGTTCTTCCGGCTGTTCGACAACCACAAATACGCCCACATCGACCCCGCCGAGGAACAGCCCGAGCTGACCCGGTTGGTTGAAGTTGAAGGCGACGAACCCTTCATCCTGCACCCCGGCGAGTTCGTCCTGGGCTCCACGTATGAAACGGTCAGCCTCGCCGACGACATTGCTGCCCGCCTTGAAGGTAAATCCTCACTGGGCCGGCTCGGACTGCTCACGCACTCCACTGCAGGCTTCATCGACCCCGGATTCTCGGGCCACGTGACGTTGGAACTGTCCAACGTGGCAACCCTGCCCATCAAGCTGTGGCCCGGCATGAAGATCGGCCAGTTGTGCTTCTTCCGGCTGACCTCATCAGCAGAACACCCCTACGGTTCCGGTGAATACGGCAACCGGTACCAGGGCCAGCGCGGCCCCACCGCCAGCCGCAGCCACCAGAACTTCCACCGGACGTCCATCTAA
- a CDS encoding CAP domain-containing protein — protein MPASIVLAGALALGVAASSQILPATNAGPGGGTTPSASVESGLTAPESSTTPDASPSVDAPATGEASDPASLPTPEEGSPSSVPTRPIAVDPVIETPPPVPNIGPSWGPDGPSTEGPENPAPSDPVVSSPAEPSPSSSSELPAPTAPAMGPVPTASASGSAAPTATQTSTQAPTPTPEPTPSVSPTSPTPSPTRTATPTATPTASPSGPASATPAPSATPTDSATPTDSATPAPTLTQTPTQEPSTTPFPGKSPSGETNPDNGALALLPDSNSAAILTVFNAINSYRASLGLAPVKYHATVAGLAQEWSNNIATREVIQHRPNFWTDPRALSPNNGAGEVIAVRWDRDAAQLVEWWKGSPGHDALLRDPRFNVMGIGITYTDGNWQTTPNRYTLWGVVNFFGYTTLPAGTTTSPGGTVTPPADPIGACQPGDKYQPPTLNLSNASIRSAADLVSIAADGTVYSYPSLGNAKYGAARKIGIGFTGLKELFVSDWDRDGVFDLISQRTDGALLVYPGRQTGGFGSPGVLGHGWQSLNISVGNWCANNRLPQIVAMDASGGLWLYKNAGMTYIRSQAAIGAGNKAIRLSMVDYNADGFQDLLTVEPNGSLRLYRGTGLATPKQEARPVVGAAWTDYSGLRSLKGVTGANTTGIAGLGTNGVLEYWDLTSGRLTTPVAVGGGWSGYKLAQ, from the coding sequence GTGCCGGCTTCCATTGTGCTGGCCGGGGCGCTGGCCCTTGGCGTGGCGGCTTCCAGCCAGATCCTTCCAGCTACGAACGCAGGTCCCGGCGGCGGCACCACCCCCTCCGCCAGCGTCGAGTCTGGTTTAACGGCACCTGAGTCAAGTACGACGCCGGACGCCTCACCTTCCGTCGACGCCCCCGCCACCGGGGAGGCCTCCGACCCCGCCTCTCTTCCCACCCCGGAGGAAGGATCCCCCAGCAGCGTACCCACCAGGCCCATTGCCGTGGACCCTGTCATTGAGACGCCACCGCCGGTGCCGAACATCGGACCTTCATGGGGTCCTGATGGTCCGTCAACGGAAGGCCCGGAGAACCCGGCCCCAAGTGATCCTGTGGTTTCCAGTCCTGCTGAACCATCGCCGTCGTCATCCTCGGAACTTCCGGCGCCGACAGCGCCGGCCATGGGCCCCGTCCCCACGGCTTCTGCCTCCGGCTCAGCGGCACCGACGGCGACCCAGACATCCACCCAGGCACCAACACCAACACCAGAGCCCACGCCGTCTGTCAGTCCGACGTCGCCCACACCGTCCCCCACTCGGACGGCAACCCCAACGGCAACTCCCACGGCTTCGCCGTCGGGACCGGCTTCGGCAACACCAGCGCCCAGCGCCACACCAACAGACAGCGCCACACCAACAGACAGCGCCACACCTGCCCCCACGCTGACGCAAACACCAACGCAGGAACCATCAACCACCCCCTTTCCCGGCAAATCCCCCAGCGGTGAAACCAACCCGGACAACGGTGCCCTGGCCCTGCTCCCGGACAGCAATTCCGCCGCGATCCTGACGGTGTTCAACGCGATCAACAGCTACCGGGCGTCCCTGGGTCTGGCCCCGGTGAAGTATCACGCCACAGTGGCGGGCCTGGCCCAGGAGTGGTCGAACAACATCGCAACACGGGAAGTGATCCAGCACCGACCCAATTTCTGGACAGACCCGCGGGCGCTGAGTCCCAACAATGGTGCCGGTGAGGTCATCGCCGTCCGCTGGGACCGCGATGCTGCGCAGCTGGTGGAGTGGTGGAAGGGTTCTCCGGGGCACGATGCCCTGCTGCGCGATCCCCGGTTCAACGTCATGGGCATCGGCATTACGTACACGGACGGTAACTGGCAGACCACGCCGAACCGCTACACCCTCTGGGGTGTAGTGAACTTCTTCGGATACACCACGCTCCCGGCCGGAACCACTACGTCACCGGGCGGAACTGTCACTCCCCCCGCGGATCCCATTGGAGCGTGCCAGCCCGGGGATAAGTACCAGCCGCCCACCCTGAACCTCAGCAACGCCTCCATCAGGAGTGCAGCCGACCTCGTCTCCATCGCGGCGGACGGAACCGTGTATTCCTACCCTTCCCTGGGGAATGCGAAGTACGGCGCGGCCCGCAAGATCGGCATTGGTTTCACCGGGCTCAAGGAACTGTTCGTCAGTGACTGGGACCGCGACGGCGTCTTCGACCTCATTTCCCAACGCACCGACGGAGCACTGCTGGTGTATCCGGGCAGGCAGACGGGCGGATTCGGCTCGCCAGGGGTTTTGGGCCACGGATGGCAGTCCCTGAACATATCCGTGGGCAACTGGTGTGCCAACAACAGGCTTCCGCAAATTGTGGCCATGGACGCTTCGGGCGGTCTCTGGTTATACAAGAACGCGGGGATGACGTACATCCGTTCCCAGGCAGCGATCGGCGCGGGCAACAAGGCCATCCGGCTCAGCATGGTTGATTACAACGCGGATGGCTTCCAGGATCTCCTGACCGTCGAGCCCAACGGTTCCCTGCGCTTGTACCGGGGCACCGGCCTTGCTACGCCCAAGCAGGAAGCGCGGCCTGTGGTGGGTGCTGCGTGGACGGACTACTCGGGTCTGCGTTCACTGAAGGGCGTAACGGGAGCGAACACCACCGGCATCGCGGGACTGGGTACCAACGGGGTACTGGAGTACTGGGACCTCACCTCGGGAAGGCTGACGACGCCGGTCGCCGTGGGTGGCGGGTGGAGCGGCTACAAGCTCGCCCAATAG
- a CDS encoding SRPBCC family protein: MAFADYEVVISRDAMTVYGFLMDGMNNSLWRSGIRSISLRSGIRGQKGALYQQTLNGPGGRPIAADFQITEARPGAEVRFAVVAGPARPTGGYYLSTEGQTTRLRFALEYHPKGLRKLMNGMIQKTMESEVAQLEQLKTVMESRSVV; this comes from the coding sequence ATGGCATTTGCAGACTACGAAGTGGTGATCAGCCGGGACGCCATGACCGTCTACGGATTCCTCATGGACGGCATGAACAACTCCCTCTGGCGCTCCGGAATCCGCAGCATCTCGCTCCGTTCCGGCATCCGTGGCCAAAAAGGCGCGCTCTACCAGCAGACCCTCAACGGACCCGGCGGCCGGCCCATCGCCGCCGATTTCCAGATCACCGAGGCCAGGCCGGGAGCGGAAGTGCGGTTCGCCGTCGTCGCAGGTCCCGCCCGGCCCACCGGCGGCTACTACCTCAGCACCGAAGGCCAAACAACCCGGCTCCGGTTCGCCCTCGAATACCACCCCAAGGGCCTCCGGAAGCTCATGAACGGCATGATCCAGAAAACCATGGAAAGTGAAGTCGCCCAGCTGGAGCAGCTCAAGACCGTGATGGAGTCCCGCTCGGTGGTGTGA